From one Magnolia sinica isolate HGM2019 chromosome 18, MsV1, whole genome shotgun sequence genomic stretch:
- the LOC131233302 gene encoding uncharacterized protein At1g32220, chloroplastic, producing the protein MSLLSASAPISAHPLRFKRWAIPTRASRFSSPPIQKCLCRIKVRCSYAAANISEDFSAAPIDVVADVKSERIVVLGGSGFVGSAICKAAISKGIEVVSLSRSGRPPYTDPWVDQVTWIVGDVFYARWDEVLVGATAVVSTLGGFGSEDQMKKINGDANILAVDAAKEFGIPKFILISVHDYNLPSFLLSSGYFTGKRKAESEVLSKYPSSGVVLRPGFIYGKRRVDGFEIPLDLIGEPLERFLSAAENFTKPLSSLPASDLLLAPPIKVDDVALAVINAVTDDDFFGVFTIEQIKEAAAKVRV; encoded by the exons ATGTCTCTGCTTTCGGCGTCCGCTCCGATTTCTGCCCATCCGCTCCGATTCAAGAGATGGGCGATTCCGACTCGGGCGAGTCGATTTTCTTCGCCTCCGATTCAGAAGTG CTTGTGTAGAATTAAAGTCAGATGCAGTTACGCCGCAGCGAATATAAGTGAGGACTTCTCAGCTGCTCCAATAGATGTCGTGGCTGATGTGAAGAGTGAAAGG ATTGTGGTCTTGGGGGGCAGTGGTTTTGttggttctgcaatatgcaaggcTGCAATATCCAAGGGCATAGAAGTTGTCAGCCTGAGCAG GTCAGGGCGGCCTCCTTACACAGATCCATGGGTCGACCAGGTCACATGGATAGTGG GTGATGTTTTCTATGCGAGGTGGGATGAAGTACTCGTTGGAGCTACTGCAGTTGTTTCTACTCTCGGCGGTTTTGGTAGTGAGGATCAAATGAAGAAGATAAATGGCGATGCCAATATTTTGGCTGTGGACGCTGCAAAGGAATTTG GAATTCCAAAGTTCATCTTGATATCTGTGCATGATTACAATCTACCTTCATTTCTACTTTCTTCGGGATACTTCACTGGGAAGCGGAAAGCAGAATCGGAGGTCCTTTCTAAATACCCAAGCTCAG GTGTTGTATTGAGACCGGGATTCATATATGGGAAACGAAGAGTAGATGGCTTTGAGATCCCGCTCGACTTGATAGGAGAACCATTGGAGAGGTTCCTGAGTGCAGCGGAAAATTTTACAAAGCCCTTGAGTTCCCTCCCAGCTTCCGACCTTCTCTTAGCACCACCCATCAAAGTCGATGATGTTGCACTGGCAGTGATCAATGCTGTCACGGATGATGACTTCTTTGGTGTTTTCACAATCGAGCAAATCAAGGAAGCTGCAGCTAAAGTAAGGGTGTGA
- the LOC131233769 gene encoding bark storage protein A-like isoform X2: MAIRRPEVGLLIPIERPWPDVGMATLGVIFLVLVQHSSPLPLRHLLREVVEKVNEYGPFIGVVMAYSAEEEALISSGFFTPNLHVPWVDLSGRRFHIGTISDVDVIYVMSGQRRLNAGITVQILIDVFDVRGIVHYGTAGSANDSMSFGDVSVPKFVAFTGSWNWVKFNTAEGGNLTELSFGTYNLPGGGENRLAEVEFKAEEFYCVNRSMEEVFWLEMDTTWFQIAGRLKTAMSSGVPAMVFRGVSDLAGGGTNWTSTSLSSIAASNSLTVAVEFIRLIGSEKLIGRN, translated from the exons ATGGCGATCCGACGGCCGGAAGTTGGGCTCCTGATCCCGATTGAACGACCCTGGCCTGATGTTGGGATGGCCACTCTGGGTGTCATCTTTCTCGTGCTGGTGCAGCACTCCTCTCCGCTACCGTTGAGACATCTACTCCGAGAGGTCGTTGAAAAAGTCAACGAATACGGACCGTTCATTGGAGTAGTGATGGCATACTCCGCGGAAGAAGAAGCTCTTATTTCCTCCGGATTCTTCACCCCTAACTTGCACGTGCCATGGGTAGATCTGTCTG GAAGGAGGTTCCACATCGGCACCATTTCGGACGTGGATGTCATTTACGTTATGTCGGGGCAGCGAAGG ttgaatgCAGGAATTACAGTGCAAATACTCATAGATGTCTTTGATGTTCGCGGAATTGTTCATTATGGAACTGCTGGAAGTGCCAACGATTCAATGTCATTTGGTGATGTTAGTGTGCCCAAGTTCGTCGCCTTTACTGGTTCTTGGAACTGGGTG AAATTCAATACTGCCGAAGGCGGGAATTTGACGGAACTGAGCTTCGGGACGTACAATCTGCCGGGCGGAGGCGAGAATAGGCTGGCAGAAGTGGAGTTCAAAGCAGAGGAATTCTACTGTGTTAACAGGTCCATGGAGGAGGTCTTTTGGCTTGAGATGGACACTACATGGTTTCAAATCGCTGGTCGGCTGAAA ACAGCAATGTCTAGCGGGGTGCCTGCTATGGTGTTCCGGGGAGTGTCGGATTTGGCGGGTGGAGGCACTAACTGGACATCGACGAGCCTGAGTTCGATAGCGGCATCCAACAGCCTCACGGTTGCGGTTGAGTTCATACGATTGATCGGGAGTGAGAAGCTGATTGGCAGGAACTGA
- the LOC131233769 gene encoding bark storage protein A-like isoform X1 gives MAIRRPEVGLLIPIERPWPDVGMATLGVIFLVLVQHSSPLPLRHLLREVVEKVNEYGPFIGVVMAYSAEEEALISSGFFTPNLHVPWVDLSGRRFHIGTISDVDVIYVMSGQRRLNAGITVQILIDVFDVRGIVHYGTAGSANDSMSFGDVSVPKFVAFTGSWNWVKFNTAEGGNLTELSFGTYNLPGGGENRLAEVEFKAEEFYCVNRSMEEVFWLEMDTTWFQIAGRLKDLKLQRCVNETYCLPKSPKVVIGLKGSTADIFVDNAAYRDFLFRKFKVSTVDEESSAVVMTAMSSGVPAMVFRGVSDLAGGGTNWTSTSLSSIAASNSLTVAVEFIRLIGSEKLIGRN, from the exons ATGGCGATCCGACGGCCGGAAGTTGGGCTCCTGATCCCGATTGAACGACCCTGGCCTGATGTTGGGATGGCCACTCTGGGTGTCATCTTTCTCGTGCTGGTGCAGCACTCCTCTCCGCTACCGTTGAGACATCTACTCCGAGAGGTCGTTGAAAAAGTCAACGAATACGGACCGTTCATTGGAGTAGTGATGGCATACTCCGCGGAAGAAGAAGCTCTTATTTCCTCCGGATTCTTCACCCCTAACTTGCACGTGCCATGGGTAGATCTGTCTG GAAGGAGGTTCCACATCGGCACCATTTCGGACGTGGATGTCATTTACGTTATGTCGGGGCAGCGAAGG ttgaatgCAGGAATTACAGTGCAAATACTCATAGATGTCTTTGATGTTCGCGGAATTGTTCATTATGGAACTGCTGGAAGTGCCAACGATTCAATGTCATTTGGTGATGTTAGTGTGCCCAAGTTCGTCGCCTTTACTGGTTCTTGGAACTGGGTG AAATTCAATACTGCCGAAGGCGGGAATTTGACGGAACTGAGCTTCGGGACGTACAATCTGCCGGGCGGAGGCGAGAATAGGCTGGCAGAAGTGGAGTTCAAAGCAGAGGAATTCTACTGTGTTAACAGGTCCATGGAGGAGGTCTTTTGGCTTGAGATGGACACTACATGGTTTCAAATCGCTGGTCGGCTGAAA GATTTGAAATTGCAACGATGTGTAAACGAAACATACTGCCTGCCCAAATCTCCCAAAGTAGTCATCGGACTGAAAGGCTCAACCGCAGATATATTCGTGGACAACGCCGCATACCGAGATTTTCTTTTCCGGAAATTCAAAGTCTCAACCGTCGATGAAGAGAGCTCTGCTGTTGTAATG ACAGCAATGTCTAGCGGGGTGCCTGCTATGGTGTTCCGGGGAGTGTCGGATTTGGCGGGTGGAGGCACTAACTGGACATCGACGAGCCTGAGTTCGATAGCGGCATCCAACAGCCTCACGGTTGCGGTTGAGTTCATACGATTGATCGGGAGTGAGAAGCTGATTGGCAGGAACTGA